One Lepisosteus oculatus isolate fLepOcu1 chromosome 12, fLepOcu1.hap2, whole genome shotgun sequence genomic window, ACACAGCACCCTCTTCCCAGTCCCAGCATAACCCGATCTTGCACACATGCATCTGGGGGTGAAGTGACAGATTTAAGGACCTGAACCAACCCTATGAGGCAAACGCAAAAGGAAGTGTGACAAAAACTGCTTGAACGACAGAGTGCATCCATGACAGTGTAATATTTAAGACAAGCAACTAAACAttttacatggaaaaaaaaaaaacattttacaaagtggaaaaaaaaataaaaaaaagttttttctcTTTCGATTTTGCACCTGGTATCAGGGAAGCACCGCTGAAATGAATGCACTAGGAAGGCAGAAGAATGATCACAGAGTAAGACGGGAAATGTCCAGCTCGGGTGGTGGATGTGCTGGCGAACTGTCTGAGGCCAAGTCTGCACCCACGGTTCGAGAGAGGAGCGACCTCCTCGGATCTCTTGCCTATTGCAACTCCACAGTGTTGGCAGTCTGTCCTCGGCCAGTGAGCCCCACCCTCACTAGATCTAAAAGTATGCACACATAGCCCCTGGTTCTGGGGAGCCCCGGTCCCACAGATTTAATAGGCGACCCTGAAACCACCAGTTTCTAAACGCCTGGAACAGTCCTGTTGTGACCATCGAAGCAGGAGGTCTGATGCAACAAAGCAGCATCCTCCTACACGGAAATCCCACGACCCCTGTAGATCTTGGCGACCTCAGGCCCGTCCCGACTGAACGGAGACAGTTAACTGGCTCATTCGACCAGACGCCATGTGTTCCAGGTCTGTACAGAAATTGATGAGTTAAGGGAGAACTGGAAGACTTATTAGAGCTCTCCAGACCAGGGTGGGCGGCACCCATCCTGACCGTTGAGGGTCACCGGGAGTGCAGGGAAAGCAGTACATGCACGACAGGTGTGCAGGTACGCCCAAGCCCTACGGGTTTCCGACCAGGTGCAAAATGTTTACAGTAAACAGACCTGGCGTCGACGCACAGAGTGGGGATACTGTACACACCTGGCTCCTACTGCTGGAGAGGGAGGATACACTGCAGGTGCAGGATGGTGGCCCGCCGCCCAGGAGGTGGCGATGGAGAGCCAGCACTGGCCCAGCTGAGGTACACTGTCCCTGGGCCAGGAGGCTGGAAGATGTGTCTTTGGTTCCCAGTCTGCATCTCGAGATTTGTCCACGCAAAACATCGATACACGCGCACAACCTTACAACCTGCGGAGAAGATTCCGAGGTGGGTCCCCAAAGCGACCGTCTTGCAAATTAAAGTACAAATAATAAATACGCACAATTCCGGTTTCCGACACGGCAATGTCGTCTTGGTATCAAGGCACCCGATGTTCTGTATTGCTATTGACGCGCCGCAGGGCACCGGTCGCAGCCGGCTCGCTGCAGGGTGGGCCTGGGACAGAACGACAGCGCACGACTCCACTGGGGAAAACAGTCCTACATCCTACACCCTGTGCCCGTGGATCTGGAAAAGCTGcaaggagaagagagagagagagagagagagagagagagagaggcacgTGAGAACGCGTTTTGAGCTGCTGCCGTCACTGACAGCCACTCCGAGACACCGCCATCCCAGAATTCGGTGCTCCTCTCGGCGAGGAGACTGCGGACCGACGGGCACGTGGATCCTCGCTGCCCCACGGAGAAAAAACAGTTCCGGAATTCCGTCTGGACGCCTCTTTTAAAAGCCGGACAGCGAAACGACTCCACACCACACCCGAGCTCAGGCCCATTCCCTCAAGACGCTATTCTCCCGTCTTTTCTGAGATCTTTAAACCCCGAAGAGACACAACACGGGCAAGAAGAGCTGAACGGAGCGCTCCGCATTGTCACTTTGTTCAGGGTCTCATTGGGGACACCTGAAATTAAAGCCCAGCTGGGCTGCGATGGCCCGTGGGCTCTGCTGGTGAAGAGGAGCAGGGCTCAGCTCGGAGTGCGAAGGTCTCTGCGCTGCGACGCAGATGGCACACTACCGGAGTGAATCTAGCCCCGAGGGCCCgcagacttcttttttttttttttatgaacaaGCCTTGCATGCTGAATCAGAGCGCGCGCCTCGAAACACATTCGACCGCACGAAGAGAAAACGACCGATGTCATTCTGTCAGTTCAGGGACAACGAAAAGGCCACAGCGCTGGTACATCTTTTCAAATCTGCGAGGTCAAGGGTGTCAAGAgccgagagagggaggcagtgtgggctagtggtgagagccgagagactgggagagagagggagggaggcagtgtgggctagtggtcagagctgagagactgggagagagagaagggaagGCTATACAGTTTTACAGCTGTATTACAAAGCAGTGCTGACAGACGGAGAGCCTGTGTGGATATATAAGAGCGCCCCCTACACCAGGATCCCCCAACACACACCATGTGGCACACCACTTCTAGACCTACTGCTACCCACCACCAGCACAACAACCACAAGACTGGGGTTTTTCTCACCAAGAAAGAACAGCGCCTCATTTTTTGTAACAcgcaaatatatttttaatcactAATCCACTCGTTCGGTTGGGCACTTCCCTCCCCTTCCGTCTCCTCCCTCGCTCCTTCCTCCTGCACTCCTGGGGGCTTTGCCAACGGGaagagaaagaaggaaaaaaataactaaaagagAAGTCGAGACGGAGTATAAGAGGTTGAGGAGAGCCAAACCATGTCCTGTGTTTCTTGCCATCTTACCTGCTGGGGAGGTGCGAGTGGGGAAGGAAACTGGCGTTGCACAGTGATCAGAGGGTGAAAGGGGAGACGCCGTATGGTATCGCACACTGGTGCAACAGTGAAAGGCTCTCCCCTAACAACTTAGCTCTGGCCAAAACTAAAGGCTTGTGCACCACATTCGCACACTGCGCACTCCTCCCAGCCAGTCCCTCCAGCCAGGCCAGAGCAATCACACTTCCCAACCAGTCCCCCCCACCCAGGCCAGAGGAATCGCACTCAGCACACTCCTCCCAACCAGTCCCCCCCAGCCAGGCCAGAGCAATCGCACTCAGCACACTCCTACCACCCAGTCCCTCCAGCCAGGCCAGAGCAATCGCACTCAGCACACTCCTACCACCCAGTCCCTCCAGCCAGGCCGGAGCAAAAGCACCCAGCACACTCCTCCCAACCAGTCCCTCCCAGCCAGGCCAGAGCAATCACACACAGCATTCCTCCCAACCAGTCCCTCCAGCCAGGCCAGAGCAATCGGACTCAGCACATTCCTCCCAACCAGTCCCCAGTTTCCTACCTTGGTCTTGTGGGTCTGCTCTGGGCCTGCCCCCCCTCCAGAGGTGTGCAGCTCCTTGGACACAACACACAGGAACTCCGCCTGGTCCTCAGTCCCGTAGCTGTAGGACGAGCCGATGTTCACCATCTGCAATGCAGGGCAGTTGTCAGGGCCTGGGCCAGGGTGCGAGACAGCGCTCACCGCAATCCAAAAGGCTTCTGGTCTTGCCCCAACCCGTCCAGGTCCAGCCCAGGCATGAACCCCTGAGCTGTCTTTAAAACCCGGTTAAGTAAAAAAATCAAGTGATGAATTCACGAATGAAGACCCAGCAACAAAAGAATGGAAACGGATCACCCTTTAGAGGCAcaagcactgcacacacacgcaGAGAGGACCCACCTGCTCGAACCTCCACCCATCGGACATGGTGGACACCATCTGGGTCAGCTCCTCCTCCTGGCACTGCAGCACCCGGTACACGTGCTTGGGAGGAACCTGCTGGcatggagagaggagagaggagagtcaGGAGATGGGAGAGGACGAATGGGAGAGAGGTGGGAGGGGAGAACGGACAGAAGGagtgggagagggagagagagtgggAAATGAAGGAAACACTTAAGTGACACTTCTTCAGAAAGAACAAGGTCCCCTAAAACGAAGTGGGGTTCTTTAACATCCGCACAGATCCCCGGGGTGTTAAAACACAGGAACTGTCCGGCCTTCCAGCCCCACACCCACACTTACACAGAGACAGGGGGTAGGAAAGACAGCAGCGTCGAGGAGGACGGGGAACTAGAAAGGTTCTCAGGTGTCAAGGACGTCCTGGATGCTCACCTGCGTCGCCTTGCAGTCGCGTTCCTGAATCCTCTccttaattagtttaattaaaggCGTGATGTTGTAGAATTCGGCTTCCTCCAAAAcacctggaaaaacaaacaaacagcacttaaaaaaaaaaatctcacacaTTCTTAAGACAGCTGCAGCCTGCAACCTACAGCCctgagatcacagccagggtcccagtccaggatgagcccctacagcctggagatcacagccagggtcccagtccaggatgagcccctacagccctgagatcacagtccagggtcccagtccaggatgagcccctacagcctggagatcacagtccagggtcccagtccaggatgagcccctacagcccaGAGATCACAGCTGAGCTACGGATCCGAAACAAGCTCGTATGAGTAGGAACAGTGACAAAGGCTCAGCGGGACTCTTGGTCTGTGGTCTGTGAACAGTAACGGTTCGTTAACAGTGTGTTATTACAGGACAGAAGCAGCCCCCGTCCGCCACTAAGGCAGGGAGCGTGTTCGCCCTTCCAGGAAGGCAGCAGAGCGGAGAGCAGGGAGGCCTCACCCTCCTCGGCCAGCTCCTTGTTGTACACCAGCTTGCCGTGACGAAGGTAGTTGAGAATGGGGCCGAAGTAGGTGGGGTCTCTGTCGATCACGTACGCCCCGGTCTCGTCCTGTGAACAGACGGAGCCGAATTAGTGTCAGACT contains:
- the kctd17 gene encoding BTB/POZ domain-containing protein KCTD5 isoform X2 yields the protein MATEEKRSGGCRQQQQRAAEAGPPCACHSNSNNNNSNSTGTGTGTATAAGDPGSKADGEVCDTAAATPTSVCPEPGSAGPDCASHDTGTAGTGTSGPNGRGKWVRLNVGGTVFLTTRQTLLKEQTSFLYRLCQHQDLHSDTDETGAYVIDRDPTYFGPILNYLRHGKLVYNKELAEEGVLEEAEFYNITPLIKLIKERIQERDCKATQVPPKHVYRVLQCQEEELTQMVSTMSDGWRFEQMVNIGSSYSYGTEDQAEFLCVVSKELHTSGGGAGPEQTHKTKPPGVQEEGAREETEGEGSAQPNEWISD
- the kctd17 gene encoding BTB/POZ domain-containing protein KCTD5 isoform X1, with translation MATEEKRSGGCRQQQQRAAEAGPPCACHSNSNNNNSNSTGTGTGTATAAGDPGSKADGEVCDTAAATPTSVCPEPGSAGPDCASHDTGTAGTGTSGPNGRGKWVRLNVGGTVFLTTRQTLLKEQTSFLYRLCQHQDLHSDTDETGAYVIDRDPTYFGPILNYLRHGKLVYNKELAEEGVLEEAEFYNITPLIKLIKERIQERDCKATQQVPPKHVYRVLQCQEEELTQMVSTMSDGWRFEQMVNIGSSYSYGTEDQAEFLCVVSKELHTSGGGAGPEQTHKTKPPGVQEEGAREETEGEGSAQPNEWISD
- the kctd17 gene encoding BTB/POZ domain-containing protein KCTD5 isoform X3, with amino-acid sequence MATEEKRSGGCRQQQQRAAEAGPPCACHSNSNNNNSNSTGTGTGTATAAGDPGSKADGEVCDTAAATPTSVCPEPGSAGPDCASHDTGTAGTGTSGPNGRGKWVRLNVGGTVFLTTRQTLLKEQTSFLYRLCQHQDLHSDTDETGAYVIDRDPTYFGPILNYLRHGKLVYNKELAEEGVLEEAEFYNITPLIKLIKERIQERDCKATQQVPPKHVYRVLQCQEEELTQMVSTMSDGWRFEQMVNIGSSYSYGTEDQAEFLCVVSKELHTSGGGAGPEQTHKTKLFQIHGHRV